The DNA window actacTCAAAGACTTTATACCAAAAGAATCATGAATATTCACTTAGCGGGAAATCCCGTTGAGGCACTTGCATTCGTCGAGGTGCAAggcggggagacaccgacaagcccgGCTCTTCCCCATACTCTTCCCACACATCTCTCCCTATTTTTCTTCTAGAGCTAGCTACGGCCTAAGACCATGGAGTGAtgctcttgctcttgttctttgaTGCTCTTGTGCTCTCTAGTGTGTTGTTCAAATGTGGAGCTCTAGCCCTCTCTTTATAGTAGCTATAGGTCGGTTTCGGTGGAGATAAATATGAAAACCTCCCGAACTGACCCCTAGGGGCATTGATTGCACCGCCTGTGCAAGGTGGGGCCGAGCGGAGCTAGGGGCGGTGCGCCCGCACTAGGCCTGGCCCACTTCGGCACCGCCTTCGCGCTGTGGGCTGCTGGCTGGGTCTGGATCGCTCCCACGTCGGTGCTTGGCCCACTTTTGATGTGTAGGTAGGTCGTCTTTCTTTATTCCATTGCACATTTCTACTTTATGCTTCCTGGTTTgcaccttttgatgtgttttccaATGTATTCCATGTGTATGTCCTGAAAATGATCaactcaccaaaacttatggaatatgTTAGTGAAAAACCCTATTTACTAAGTTTGGTGTTTTGTTTGGATGGTTTATATATAATCGTTGGTGGTAaaaatgtgagttaaggaccgccaacagtgTATACATGATGGCATTGTTCctagaaaaaacaaaaatatttcttttatgTAGACTATTTTTAGAGGAGCATATTGGTTGAGGGGGCGCTACAATAGCATGAAGATAAAAGGGAGAATTTTCAAAATGCAAGCAAAGCATTGAAGTTATCACTTTAGAAGTGTTTGTCAAGAAAGGATGACAAGTAAACATAGACTTTGTACATGATTTCCTCCTATTTATGTGTAGTCTTAGGGCTTAGaaaattttcattttctaaaaaaatggtCGCAAGGCATGGGCCCTTTGGCGGTGCACGATTTCAGTTGGTATGCTGCCACATATCAGCTTCTATTTTCCTTGTTTCTTACACTACTAAAGAATTGACCTTCACTGctgccccatcactgtcggttgcttACGAACCGGCAATGACAGTGTCTTTAggcctatcactgccggttcgtgAACCGGCAATGATAGgccaaccggcagtgatattaggGTTATGACTACTGGTAACTATCACTGCTGGTTCAAGCAAAAAAAAAGATCATCACTACCAGTTGTTGCCGTGAACCAGTAGTGATACTATCATCATTGCCGGTTCGTGGCTAGAACTGGTAGTgataagaaccggcagtgataaacTGCACGACAAACTTCttaagtttctcatatgatgtcccctaaagatgaactttatatcaaagtagtTGTACTCGACAAGACCTACAACTTCATAGTTCATACTTTTTTGATTTGAGATAGTTTGTTTGTCCAACTTAATCCATATGCTCTATAGTCACACGTTAGTGTATAGTGGTAGGGAATgatctcggatgaagaaatggccaaaacaaaagttgtagatctcaaaaagttgcGCAACTTTATAATTCAcgactttttttatttgaagccATTTTAATTCTGAAATATTTAATTCACTAGATTTTATAGAATTAATACTAAAGGAATCCGTATGATCTATAGTCACAAGTTAGTGTAGTGGTAAGGAATGATGGGCATGTTAACACCATGGGTTTGAAACCAGTTATGATAAGACGTTATCACCACTAGTTTGATGTTTGATCCTGCTATGAGGACACCATGGTCACTGTCGGTTTGGCATTTGATTCGGCTGTGAGGACGGCAGGTCACCGCCGATTTGCCATTTGATCCGGCTGTGCAGCAGTTCGTAGTTTTATCTAGCATTAATGATCCCCTAATCACTGTCAGCTGAAAGTATGATCTAGCGGCTTCGATGGTTGGGTCAAGCCATAATATGTTCTTTCATCCAGAAATGATATTGCGTTTCCACGATATATATTGAAATAAGACATAAAAGCATATTGGACAAACCATACAGATACAATCATCAAATCCATACAATCTGTCGGGGACAAGTATATATTTTACAAGAGCCATCCAAGCTAACTCAGAATGTGAGGAAAGACATGACCGCTATGAGCAGGTATACTACCCAAGTTGCCCCTTGATTACATATTACCAGTGTTATCTACACGGACTTATATAATGAAACAACATAGTTGTGCTTGTTCAGATAGCTCCCTAGTATGTGCCTCTACTAGCATCAACACAGAGTGGGTGTAGAAAAATGTAAGTCCATGTAGAAATAGTCACCTATCTCCTCCACCAAATGAATGGACGCTCTAGTCGTGCTCTGCTCCACTAACTGCCAAGGCTCAGAGGGTTATGCCACAAATTATCAAGCATTTGGTCTATATGGTGGAACACAACATTATACTTACTTTTTAACTTACTAATTGTACAAGTgtgtaatttagaaatatatatcATATTTCATAAATATTGAATTATTCTTCATAATAGGTGATATTAGTATTTACATGTAAATTTGAGAGATACTTTCTATTTTTTTTATAACGGATGAGtggataatttagatacaaaatgAAAAGGTGTTACTTTACATTGACTTTCATATTGTAATATATGGATAATTTGATGCCAACTTAGGTGTACATTGCATTACCTTTGGTAATGGAAGAGCTGGCTAATTTACAAAGAATATTAGGGCGGTATTTTTAACTTATCTTTGATAATGACACAGGTGGCTATTTTAGAAACAAACTCAAGCGTTATTTCGAATTATCTTTTATGATTGCATAGGTGTCTAATTTATATGCAAAATCAAGgtgtaactttttttatttttcataataaTGGTAGTTGTGggtaatttttttataaaactaaatagATCCTGTGACTATTATTGGCTATGATGCTTAGAGTCTACCATTGTTTCTGGTTATTATGATAATTTCTAAGACCTATTTTTGTTTGTAGCGCGTTAGATGTGAATTGTCATGGAGCCTAAATCACTAATAGTAAGATTAAATACAATGATGCCCCTTGAGAATAAATTTCAATTTCAGTGACTAAACCATTACTATTGCATTGCTATACGAGTAGCTGTTTTCCCCTGAACTTGCCCATTCTCTGTCTCTTTCAACTTTTATTGTACACCCTTACAAACAACATCTTTTAACAGTTACCAAGCATAAATACATCCTTTACTTTGTAGGGCTTGCAACACAAATAATGACTTCCACTTTATGACACATAATATATTAACATAATCTTGTACAAGTGTTCATGTGAAATGAGATATAACCTGGCACAAGTTACAACAGTGCGAGGACATGAAAGTCATCTACCTCCTGAGAGATCAGAGATTGCACTGCTGTTCGTCACTGTCAACTGGTTTGCTATATTCTCTTGATCAAAACTTCTGTTCTGCATCAAGGAAAGCACGTTGAAGCTCATGTGCATTGGGTTTAGCTCCGGTGGTGGTATATCTCCATTGAGATGCTGCATAACCATCCTCATGTTGGGCCTCAAACTGGTGAAAGGGTGAGAGCACAACAAGCCTAACTTTAGGGTTAGGCATGCCTCATCAACATTGTAGCAACCTTGAAGCTTGGTGTCCACTGACTCTAAGAGAAGTCCTTTGCGGCAATGATCAAGAACCCAGTCAACCAACATGATTTTGTTGCCTTGTGCAGTTTGGTCGATGGGCTTTCTCCCACAAATCACTTCAAGGACAAAAATTCCAAAGGAAAATACATCAGTAAGAGGGGTTGCCCTGCTGGTGCGTGCTAGCTCTGGAGCTAGGTATCCTATGGTGCCAACTACATGTGTGGTTTGAGGGTCAGTGCCATGGTCATATAACCTCGCTAAACCAAAATCACCTAGTCTTCCATTCATCTGATCATCAAGGAGCACATTGCTTGGTTTGATGTCTCGATGAAGTACAACTTTGTCCCACTCCTCATGGAGGTAAAGCAAGCCAGAAGCAATGCTTTTGATGATTCGAAACCTTTGGGCCCAACTTAATGAAGGTTTGTCCTCAAGGTCATACAAGTATTTGTCAAGGCTTCCCTTTGACATGTACTCATAGACTAGGAGAAGCTCACCCTTCCGCCGGCAATACCCATGTAGCTGTACTAGATGGCGGTGCTGGAGACAACCAATGCTGACAATCTCAGCAACGAATTCCCTCATGCCTTGCCTAGAGTCATGGGAAATTCTCTTCACCGCAATCTCCAATTTGGATGCTGAAAGCAGTCCTTTGTATACCCTTCCAAACCCTCCTATGCCTAGTAGATTCTTGTTCTTAAACCCTTCTGTAGCATGAAACAAATCCTTGTAGGAGAATCTATGTGGCCCAAACTCGACTTCCCAATCCTCCCGTACCTCAGCATACCTTAATCTCCTTCGAATAAGAAGAATGGTAGTGGTGCCAATCACAAGAACAAATGCTGCAGTGGCTAATGGCAGTACAATTTCCAAGACTTTGGACCGGGGCTCTGGAACTTCCCGGGGTAGGTTTGGCAGCTTAGTGATGTCAATGGCCGGAGCTGGTCGATTCATGCCAAAACTCCAACCAAGCAGATAGTGTCGTGCAACAAATGAACCTGTTGATGATGAGAAGCCAATATATGCCATGTCAGGGATCACTGCTGAGAGGTCGTAGTTCATAGAGAGTAATGGTTTACTGGGTTTGTTCATGTGTATTGGAGCCAAGGTCACGTTTATCTGCTTGCTATCCCCATTGTATTCCACCCACACTTGCATCACTTTATAACTCGTGAGAGTAACATTGTGGAAGGTAGTATCCATGTGATCATAGTACCCTGCAGTGCTGGATTTCAACGAAGTAAGACCATTGATGTTGATCCCAACATGATTGTTATTTATGTCATGGAACAACTCATTTTTATTGGTGTCAAGCTCAACAGCAAAGAAGTGGTTGGATGCATTACCATTGTTGTGGTCATTGATAACACCCATGTACTCGCTCTGCAATGCGGTTGAGAAGTTCCTGCTTGCGGAAACAAGGAACGCGATGCCATGGCCGCAGATGCTAGGCAGGATACAGTAGATAGCAAACACATAGGAGACAGAGAAAGATTGTGCTGTTCCATTGGGAGACTTGC is part of the Miscanthus floridulus cultivar M001 chromosome 9, ASM1932011v1, whole genome shotgun sequence genome and encodes:
- the LOC136484102 gene encoding L-type lectin-domain containing receptor kinase SIT2-like, with product MCEMNHMSLFLPLIFFIVLCVSAIANGEDQFSYSGFTGVNLTLDGVATVTPNGLLELTNGTLRLKGHAFHSTLFRFSKSPNGTAQSFSVSYVFAIYCILPSICGHGIAFLVSASRNFSTALQSEYMGVINDHNNGNASNHFFAVELDTNKNELFHDINNNHVGININGLTSLKSSTAGYYDHMDTTFHNVTLTSYKVMQVWVEYNGDSKQINVTLAPIHMNKPSKPLLSMNYDLSAVIPDMAYIGFSSSTGSFVARHYLLGWSFGMNRPAPAIDITKLPNLPREVPEPRSKVLEIVLPLATAAFVLVIGTTTILLIRRRLRYAEVREDWEVEFGPHRFSYKDLFHATEGFKNKNLLGIGGFGRVYKGLLSASKLEIAVKRISHDSRQGMREFVAEIVSIGCLQHRHLVQLHGYCRRKGELLLVYEYMSKGSLDKYLYDLEDKPSLSWAQRFRIIKSIASGLLYLHEEWDKVVLHRDIKPSNVLLDDQMNGRLGDFGLARLYDHGTDPQTTHVVGTIGYLAPELARTSRATPLTDVFSFGIFVLEVICGRKPIDQTAQGNKIMLVDWVLDHCRKGLLLESVDTKLQGCYNVDEACLTLKLGLLCSHPFTSLRPNMRMVMQHLNGDIPPPELNPMHMSFNVLSLMQNRSFDQENIANQLTVTNSSAISDLSGGR